Proteins from a single region of Amblyomma americanum isolate KBUSLIRL-KWMA chromosome 10, ASM5285725v1, whole genome shotgun sequence:
- the LOC144106977 gene encoding endothelin-converting enzyme 1-like, translated as MKDGLFYNFVPNLTLERWKLALRDYGVALRDNERVVFVSDSIPFLHAFFNMWKKYGEEKMHLLLSWCTVQVAAWFANQELLINFYGTEQMVEIMHRAFCFSKTFVVTGDALLHRLSDAALPAGIRPQARALILDVRESLHSRLLRWKFYDENVTVVHNWNSTSVALLYFEKPGEVDSDDKSEATDVHQEGLVDMGESLVANWQLAARASFLNPSSRRLSKVIQVLGLYVLHADTEEPDVSLLPYAFSFPYFDHGATDALNYAGIGSRMAEALSQLFFSAYITSPEASAAFKNQFHCMVNATSNKMDQKSYGPYLEPLSLKTALYAYRARNTGTDVRVRGLEFLTPEQLFFVAACYVRCVRPSGPPGVADGKCDKAFQHVAEFSDAFQCAPGTRMNPSHRCELL; from the exons ATGAAAGACGGGCTTTTCTACAATTTCGTCCCAAACCTCACGTTGGAGCGGTGGAAACTAGCTTTGCGAGACTATGGTGTGGCACTGCGCGACAATGAACGTGTCGTGTTCGTCAGCGATTCCATTCCTTTTCTTCACGCCTTCTTCAATATGTGGAAGAAATACGGGGAGGAAAAGATGCACCTTCTGCTGTCTTGGTGTACGGTTCAGGTGGCGGCGTGGTTTGCTAACCAGGAGCTGCTAATCAACTTCTACGGCACCGAGCAGATGGTGGAGATCATGCACCGGGCGTTCTGCTTCAGCAAAACCTTCGTCGTGACCGGCGACGCCCTGCTTCACAG GTTAAGCGACGCCGCACTTCCAGCGGGTATTAGGCCACAAGCAAGGGCACTGATCTTGGACGTTCGCGAGTCTCTGCATAGCCGGCTTCTTCGCTGGAAGTTTTATGATGAGAACGTGACAGTGGTCCACAACTGGAACTCCACATCTGTGGCGCTGCTGTACTTCGAGAAACCGGGAGAAGTGGACTCCGACGACAAGTCAG AAGCCACGGACGTCCACCAGGAAGGCTTAGTGGACATGGGCGAGTCGCTGGTGGCAAACTGGCAACTCGCCGCTCGAGCTTCGTTCCTGAACCCGTCTTCCCGGCGTCTGTCCAAGGTCATCCAGGTGCTGGGACTGTACGTACTCCACGCCGATACGGAGGAGCCCGACGTGTCCCTGCTGCCGTACGCCTTCAGCTTCCCGTACTTCGATCATGGAGCCACTGACGCGCTCAACTACGCCGGGATCGGCAGTCGCATGGCGGAAGCGCTGAGCCAGCTCTTCTTCTCGGCCTACATTACGTCTCCGGAGGCATCAGCCGCCTTCAAGAACCAATTTCATTGCATGGTGAACGCCACATCAAATAAG ATGGACCAGAAATCATACGGGCCTTACCTGGAGCCCCTCTCTCTGAAGACTGCTCTGTATGCGTACCGAGCGCGCAACACCGGGACGGACGTGCGTGTCCGCGGCCTCGAATTCCTGACcccagagcagctcttcttcgtCGCGGCGTGTTACGTGCGCTGCGTGAGGCCCAGCGGACCTCCGGGCGTCGCCGACGGCAAGTGCGACAAGGCGTTTCAGCACGTCGCCGAGTTTTCCGATGCGTTCCAATGCGCTCCAGGAACGCGAATGAACCCTTCGCACCGGTGCGAACTTTTGTGA